The following nucleotide sequence is from Alkalihalobacillus sp. LMS39.
CAAGAGCGGTCATGCCTTACAAACGACCCATGACTCCTCCAGGCTATTTCCGAAAGCACGAGTTTGTCTATGATGAATACTACGATTGTTATATCTGTCCCGAAGAACAACTACTTCATTATCGGATAACGAACCGAGAAGGATACCGGGAGTACATGTCTGATCCGAGAATTTGTCAGAACTGCCCTGCGCTTACCCAGTGCACAAAGAGTAAAGACCATAAAAAGCTGGTCTTACGCCATATTTGGCAAGATGCTTTGGAGGAAGCGGAGCACTTGAGACACACCGATATAAATAGGGAGATCTATGCAAGACGAAAAGAGACCATTGAACGGGTGTTTGCGGATCTCAAACAGAAGCATGGACTGCGTTGGACGAACCTAAATGGTCTCGAAAAAAATTCATTGCAGGCGATGCTTGTTTTTGCTGCCATGAACCTGAAAAAATTGGCCACATGGGACTGGAGGAACACTAAACCGACAGTGCCATCGCCGAAAAATCAATACAGAAAAACAAAAACGCCTTTGAGCATCATTTCTCAAAGGCGTTTTGTCTACGGTCTGAAAAGAGTGCCCATCAGGCACTTTTCCTCTCTTAATGATGAACTTCTGGACGTTCAGATATTTCACTAAGCGCAAAACCAGCTTCATCACTTGAACTTGTATGAACCGCTAAATCACCAAGAGCCACAATCCCTACTAATTGATTGTTTTCCACAATCGGTAAACGGCGGATTTGTTTTTCTGCCATCATTTTAGCCGCTTCATCAATAGACATATCAGGTGTTGCCGTAATTAAATTCTCACTCATAATTTCAGTTACTTGAGTAGAATTTGGACGTTTTTCGGCCACACCACGAATAACGATGTCTCTATCTGTAATCATACCCATAAGCTGTTTCTCTTCACATATCGGGATGGCACCAACATTTAATTCTTTCATCTTAACAGCGACTTCAAATACATTATCGACAGGTGTACAATATTCAACATTTGTAGTCATAACATCGCGTAAATGTTCCATTGAAATTCCTCCTTTTTAATAACGTTCTCAGTTAGGATAACCAACAACGAAAAAGGACATTCTACAGCAAAGAAGTTGGTTTAGGTTTTAATTCTCATCCAATTAAAGGCTCGTCATAAAAGATTCACCAATAGACGTTGCATCTTCGGGTGTTTCATACTATCATTATAGAAGTATAAAGCCGTATTTGCTCTAGGAGGGAAAAAAATGAAGTTTGAATCAATTGGTTTAGGTGATAAAGAATTTAAATTTTCAACATTGCAACACGCTGCTGAGTCTGCTGGGTTTATCCATGCAGGGCAATGGGATTATGAGCGAGTGACATTTGATTATAAAATGGCTTCGACTGAACATAACGTTACATATTTTTTACGTGTTCACGCTTATGCAATTGAAGGTGATATTCCTTCACCAGATGCTAAAGTGAAACTTCTTGATCCAATTTTAGGGAAGCATTACTATCCACATGGTGTCGAGTATGAAAACGAGGAGTTTCCAAATACAATTGTCACAAAAAGCAAGCAAAAGCTTGAACTGCTTAAAGAAAAATTAGATCAATAATAAAAAACAAGTAACTTGAGAATATTCTCAAGTTACTTGTTTTTTATTATGGTAATAAGACGAAAACTTTCTTCATATGGATAAAGTACATACGAAAGATCTAAATTTTCTGCTTCAACATGACCAAAACGGTCTGTTGTTTCTTCCACTTCAATCACAGTTGCATAATATTCACCATGCTCATTTATTTGGATCTCACCAATGTCTTGTTCTAATACTTTAAGTGTTTTGCTGTTATCTTGCAGGTCGCTTACATATCTACGAACAGCATGGTAAAAGGTTGTATTAGCGACTAAATACGGTTCAACATCATTGAATTTCCCACCGTTTACCGCATCAACTAATTGTTCTTTATATTCAACGATAAATTGGGCGACATCTTGTTCTTCTTCTTGGGATACGCTTGTTAACTCTCCTATGTCCTGGTTACAGCCAAATAACAGTAGTAATGGTACAAGAATTATAATTTGTTTCCATTGTCTCATGTTTGTACTCCTTTTTGTAAGTCTATAAAAAGAGTAAAACAAACCATTCGAAACTGCAACTTTTTATGATTGGAAATGTACGGCTTCTACTTTAACATCGATTGAGCCAACTTTAAAACCTGTCATTTCCTCAAGTTCAGAAATCACTAGTGATTGAAACGTTTGAATCAATGTTGGCAAACATTCACCATTTAAAATAGAGACTTTCGCAAGTATGTGTAGCTGATTATCATGAATGGAAATTTCGATTCCATTTTTAAAGTCTTTTCGAATCCATGTTTTTACTTGGTCTTTTAATAGAGGGAGCAATTGTAATTTAGGCTTCATTTCCTCTAAAACATGCTCACATAAATCCAAAACAATTTGCTCGCTCATGTACAAGTGTCCATCCTCTAAAATTTTCACAATCACTTTCATCAATCCTTTCCTTTATTTTGAAAGGCCTTACACAATAAATCTTTTCAAAAACATAAGTAAATTTCTGTTCATCTTTGTCCTAACATACTATAATATGATATAGATGGCTATTTATCAGAAAGGGGTTTAAAATTGTCCTATATATTCTCAAAACGTATACTCTTCACCATACTAGCAATTATTGCGCTCATTATTATTGGATATTATGTTTTGCCAGTTTCTGTCCCACTTCTTTTAGCTTTTTTTACAGCACTTGTTCTCACACCATTCGTTGAACTCCTTCTAAAAAAAGCAAAAATGAAGCGAAATATAGCTGTCATGTTGGTCTTTGTATTATTTGTATGCTTTATTGGGCTTAGTGGTTACTTTATCGTGACTAAAGCCGTTACTCAGGGAGTGCAACTCGTTGAAAACCTTCCGACTTATATAAATGATATTAATCGAGCTTGGATAGATTTCCAAAAAAATCTTGAAGACAGCTATGAAGATTTACCCCCTGATCTCGTATATGAAATTAATGCACAAGTTAGTTCGTATTTAACAACACTTCGCCGCGATATTGGCGACCGAAATTTAATCGATGATATCACATCACTCGTAACAAAAATACCTGCATACCTTGTTCAATTTATTGTTTATTTAATTGCTTTGTTTTTGTTTATGCTGGAACTACCAAGGCTAAAAGTGAAATTATATTCTTATTTCTCAGAGAAAACAGCAGATCGTGTTAATTTTATGGTGTCACGACTAATGTATGTTATATCTGGCTTTATTAAAGCACAATTTTTAGTCAGTATTGTTATATTTGCGGTTTCCTTAATTGGATTGCTTATCATCGTTCCAGAACTCGCCCTTTTAATGGCGTTTATTATTTGGATTATCGATTTCGTTCCAATCATAGGGTCGATTGCCATACTCGGACCTTGGGCACTCTTTCATTTATTTACAGGTGACATTGCTCTTGGATCACAACTTTTAATTTTAGCCGGAATTTTGCTTGTCATTAGAAGAACGGTTGAACCAAAAGTAATGGGCCAACATATCGGCTTGTCACCATTAGCGACTTTAATTGCAATGTATATTGGATTGATGTTATTTGGGGTAATGGGCTTCATTATCGGTCCATTACTTGTGATTGCTTTTACTTCAGCAAAAGAAGCTGGCATCATAAAAATGAACTTTAAGATTTAACGATAAAAAGCAAAGGGTAAAACTGCACATTCCTTTCATGGAAAACAATCGTAGTTTCAACCTTTGCTTTTTTTAACGAGGGGGCGTTTATTCTTGGAAATTACTACGATTACGGAACAAGATTATCCACAGCTTTCTAAGCTAATGATTAGTTTAGGATACCCTACAACAAAAGAAGAAATGGAAACAAGATTAACTACAATTTCAAAACATCCTGATTATGAAACCTTCATAGCCAAACAAAATCAACAAATTGTTGGTATGGTTGGGGTGTGTCACCAGTTAGCTTATGAAAAAAATCATACATATGTCAGAATCATTTCCATGGTTGTGGAAGAAAACTATCGTAAGCAAGGAATTGGGAAAAAGCTAATTGAAGTGGTGGAACATTGGGCCAAAGGAAAAGGAGCCCATGCTATCGTCCTTAATAGTGGCAATCGCAAGGAAAGAAAAATTGCCCATTTGTTTTATCAAAAACTTGGATTCATCGGTAAAAGTACAGGATACTATAAAGTTATTTTATGACGCCTTTAAGAAATGATTCTTAAAGGTGTTTTCACGTTCACCTGAAATTTTTGCGGTCAGAGCACCCGTTATTTGTGAACTTGATACGGGTTTCCTTTTTTAGCGGCCACAGAAGCGCTTATTCACGCAAAAGCTAAAAAAGCACGGAAAAAGTATTGTTCTACTTTTTCCGTGCCTGCTTACGTTATTATTATTAATAATATGGAGAAATCATTAAATATACTAGTACACCAGTTAAGCTTACATAAAGCCACAATGGCATTGTCCATCTCGCCAATTTTCGATGGCGTTCATTCTCCCCATTCCATGCTCTTGCCACTGCTGTTAGTGCTAATGGGACGATAACAGCAGCTAGAACAATATGAGTAATTAAGATGAAATAATATACCCCTTTTAACCAGCCGTCTCCGCCATAAGGCGTCGATGTCGTTAATAAGTGGTGCCCTATATATGTGACTAAAAATAATGTTGTTGTAATAAAAGCTGCGTAAATAAATCTTCGATGTAAGGTGACATTTTTCTTAATAATGGCAACCAGAGCAATCAATAAAAAGAAAAAGGTAAAGGTATTAAATATCGCGTTCATCATTGGCAAAATACGAACGTCAAATAAATCGAAACCTTCAACCGGTGGGATGCGAGATAAAAGAACAACAACACCGTTTATAATAATCGTTAATATAATAATTAATGGCTTATAATTCCGTTTTTTTGCTAGTCCAGTATATTCTGACATGTATTTCACTCCAATCTGTCTGTTTTCAGTCAAGCCTCTCTCATTATACACAATATGAGCGTTAAAAGCGTAAAAAAACATTACAAAAAGATGAACTTTCAGGTGAAGTCTAACTCGTTTTCAATAAAAAACAGGATGTGTACCCACATCCTGTTTCATTACTTAGTATTTTGTTACTCCTAAAAGTAACATTAACGCGGCAACAGTAATCACGGCAATCACCATGCCTGATACCATAAACGTGTTGACCCAACCATGGTCTTTATCTTTCATATGCATAAAGAAAAGCAATTGAAGAAACAGTTGAATCACCGCTAAAATTAATATAAACGGTACAGCAAATGATGCAGGAACAACATCACTCGCAACAGCAACAAAGGCGAGAATCGTTAAGAAAATCATCAATGCAAACGAAACAACTTGCTTTTTCTGTTCTGCATTTGTTTTTCTTTTTTCTTCCTCTGTCATTGCACTTTTTGCAAATGGTTGACTTAAGTTATCTCCCATATGATTAGCCCCCTATTCCCATGAGATAAACCACACTAAAGATGAATACCCAAACAACGTCAATAAAGTGCCAGTACAAACTTGCAACATAGAATTTAGGCGCATTTGTAAGGGTAATTCCCGAACGTCTGTAACGAACTAACAACGTCGTAATCCAAAGTAATCCAAACGCAACGTGAGCCCCATGAAGTCCAACTAATGAGTAGAACGCTGAAGCGAACGCACTAGTAGAATACCCTAAACCATAGTGGTGGTAATACTCATAAAACTCATAAACCTCTAGTCCTAAGAATGCAAGGCCTAGTAACACAGTAATAATCATCCAAACCATCATTTTTCTAAACTGGTTTTTCTTCATCGCATACATTGCAAGAACACTTGTTAAACTACTTGTTAATAAAATCATTGTCATAATAAAAACAAGTGGCAACGCGAAAATTTCTTGCGGGGTTGGTCCATCACCAACACCGCCTTTTAATCCTAAATAAGTTCCAAAGAATGTCGCAAATAAGACTGTTTCTCCACCAAGGAAAAACCAAAAACCTAAAAACTTATTTTTACCTTCAAGGGTTGCTCTCTCTGGATGAGGAGGAAGCCCTTTTGAATGATCAATTGCACCTGCCATAGTAGCTTACCTCTCTTCCTTAATATCTTTTACTGGAATATAGTATCCATGGTCTTCTTTAACAGAACGTGTGAACATCGCACCGAAAGTAATGACAAGACCAGCAACCGCAACGATGAGTGGTTCAATAACTGGGTTGTCGAAGCCC
It contains:
- a CDS encoding CBS domain-containing protein; the protein is MEHLRDVMTTNVEYCTPVDNVFEVAVKMKELNVGAIPICEEKQLMGMITDRDIVIRGVAEKRPNSTQVTEIMSENLITATPDMSIDEAAKMMAEKQIRRLPIVENNQLVGIVALGDLAVHTSSSDEAGFALSEISERPEVHH
- a CDS encoding YugN family protein; the encoded protein is MKFESIGLGDKEFKFSTLQHAAESAGFIHAGQWDYERVTFDYKMASTEHNVTYFLRVHAYAIEGDIPSPDAKVKLLDPILGKHYYPHGVEYENEEFPNTIVTKSKQKLELLKEKLDQ
- a CDS encoding Asp23/Gls24 family envelope stress response protein, giving the protein MKVIVKILEDGHLYMSEQIVLDLCEHVLEEMKPKLQLLPLLKDQVKTWIRKDFKNGIEISIHDNQLHILAKVSILNGECLPTLIQTFQSLVISELEEMTGFKVGSIDVKVEAVHFQS
- the ytvI gene encoding sporulation integral membrane protein YtvI, with amino-acid sequence MSYIFSKRILFTILAIIALIIIGYYVLPVSVPLLLAFFTALVLTPFVELLLKKAKMKRNIAVMLVFVLFVCFIGLSGYFIVTKAVTQGVQLVENLPTYINDINRAWIDFQKNLEDSYEDLPPDLVYEINAQVSSYLTTLRRDIGDRNLIDDITSLVTKIPAYLVQFIVYLIALFLFMLELPRLKVKLYSYFSEKTADRVNFMVSRLMYVISGFIKAQFLVSIVIFAVSLIGLLIIVPELALLMAFIIWIIDFVPIIGSIAILGPWALFHLFTGDIALGSQLLILAGILLVIRRTVEPKVMGQHIGLSPLATLIAMYIGLMLFGVMGFIIGPLLVIAFTSAKEAGIIKMNFKI
- a CDS encoding GNAT family N-acetyltransferase, which encodes MEITTITEQDYPQLSKLMISLGYPTTKEEMETRLTTISKHPDYETFIAKQNQQIVGMVGVCHQLAYEKNHTYVRIISMVVEENYRKQGIGKKLIEVVEHWAKGKGAHAIVLNSGNRKERKIAHLFYQKLGFIGKSTGYYKVIL
- a CDS encoding DUF420 domain-containing protein; this encodes MSEYTGLAKKRNYKPLIIILTIIINGVVVLLSRIPPVEGFDLFDVRILPMMNAIFNTFTFFFLLIALVAIIKKNVTLHRRFIYAAFITTTLFLVTYIGHHLLTTSTPYGGDGWLKGVYYFILITHIVLAAVIVPLALTAVARAWNGENERHRKLARWTMPLWLYVSLTGVLVYLMISPYY
- a CDS encoding cytochrome C oxidase subunit IV family protein; translation: MGDNLSQPFAKSAMTEEEKRKTNAEQKKQVVSFALMIFLTILAFVAVASDVVPASFAVPFILILAVIQLFLQLLFFMHMKDKDHGWVNTFMVSGMVIAVITVAALMLLLGVTKY
- a CDS encoding cytochrome (ubi)quinol oxidase subunit III → MAGAIDHSKGLPPHPERATLEGKNKFLGFWFFLGGETVLFATFFGTYLGLKGGVGDGPTPQEIFALPLVFIMTMILLTSSLTSVLAMYAMKKNQFRKMMVWMIITVLLGLAFLGLEVYEFYEYYHHYGLGYSTSAFASAFYSLVGLHGAHVAFGLLWITTLLVRYRRSGITLTNAPKFYVASLYWHFIDVVWVFIFSVVYLMGIGG